In the genome of Bacillus sp. S3, one region contains:
- a CDS encoding oligosaccharide flippase family protein: MAIYYKGIFFLAASAFLGEGIEVLVNMILARELGSHGLGLYMSILPSIFLIVLLSSFELQVSISKFIAEREERYHRNILHHSLTITIVFTSILFLIAAAVIPFIPVFNTYHPYVRWLVMILIPVIAFTSVARGYFMGVQQMGKIAVSNFLRKVIQLGALFVLFRFLAFDAESSLLIAIGTLIGSEIVVFLYLIYMFIIQFQQLKRQPFSNINKKIVRKNLMAVSIPTTGLRLFSAFTNAIQPFVIKAALIRSGMTDTLATEQFGMLMGVAVSIGFFPAFIAHSLMIVLIPAVSKTYSQKDYSTLQKMLQQVMMLTLVYGIVAVTIFYFFAPQLTSLFFKSNTSAIFLQLLWPFFLFHFFIMPLQAFLIGLDMIKEAFIHIIWSIIITFALILWLGSSPEWQMNGIIIGMNTGSVLLAMMHYLTVCKKIGVSIFMKGVIPETSER, encoded by the coding sequence TTGGCTATTTACTATAAAGGAATATTCTTTTTAGCTGCTTCTGCTTTTTTAGGTGAAGGAATTGAAGTCCTGGTGAATATGATTCTTGCGCGAGAGCTAGGGTCTCATGGATTAGGACTCTATATGTCGATTTTGCCATCGATCTTTTTAATTGTGCTGTTGTCCAGCTTTGAGCTGCAAGTATCGATTTCCAAATTTATTGCAGAAAGGGAAGAACGGTATCACAGAAATATCCTTCATCATTCCCTCACGATTACGATTGTGTTCACAAGCATTTTATTTCTAATAGCGGCGGCAGTTATCCCGTTTATTCCAGTATTTAATACCTATCATCCGTACGTGAGATGGCTGGTGATGATTCTCATACCAGTGATTGCTTTCACCTCTGTTGCAAGGGGATATTTTATGGGTGTGCAGCAGATGGGAAAAATAGCGGTCTCCAATTTTTTACGAAAAGTCATTCAGCTTGGCGCACTGTTTGTTCTGTTCCGCTTTCTTGCCTTTGATGCGGAATCGTCGTTGTTAATTGCCATTGGTACTTTGATTGGCAGCGAGATTGTTGTGTTTCTTTATTTAATTTACATGTTTATTATCCAATTTCAGCAGCTGAAACGGCAGCCGTTTTCAAATATTAATAAAAAGATCGTTCGGAAAAATTTAATGGCAGTATCGATTCCAACTACTGGTCTGCGTTTGTTTTCCGCCTTTACAAATGCGATTCAACCATTCGTGATTAAGGCGGCGCTCATACGCTCGGGAATGACCGACACACTTGCGACAGAGCAGTTTGGGATGCTCATGGGTGTGGCGGTTTCAATCGGATTCTTCCCGGCCTTTATTGCTCACTCATTAATGATTGTCTTAATCCCGGCTGTGTCGAAAACCTATTCACAAAAAGATTATTCTACTTTACAAAAGATGTTGCAGCAGGTGATGATGTTGACACTTGTGTATGGAATTGTGGCTGTGACAATTTTCTACTTTTTTGCGCCGCAATTAACTTCACTATTTTTTAAATCAAATACATCTGCGATCTTTCTCCAGCTGCTTTGGCCGTTTTTCTTATTTCACTTTTTTATCATGCCGCTGCAGGCCTTTTTGATTGGCCTCGATATGATTAAGGAGGCATTTATCCATATTATTTGGTCGATTATTATCACGTTTGCACTCATACTGTGGCTCGGGTCCTCGCCGGAATGGCAAATGAATGGGATTATTATTGGAATGAACACGGGCTCTGTTTTGTTGGCCATGATGCATTATTTAACCGTATGTAAGAAAATCGGTGTTTCCATTTTCATGAAGGGGGTTATCCCAGAGACAAGTGAGCGGTAG
- a CDS encoding RNA polymerase sigma factor yields MNAFEDLVNEYGTAIFNYIFSLVKHKELAEDLYQEVLLSAYLAYPSIKEQSKYKSWLFTIAINKCRDYWRKENKSKQFWKEEVYTYSATASSEPASMPEDELLHKISAEQMAEKVRTLPDIYRNPIYLYYYQDLTLLEIAKKSNLPMSTVKTRMRRAKERLRPKMLSLA; encoded by the coding sequence ATGAATGCATTTGAGGATTTAGTCAATGAATATGGAACAGCCATTTTTAACTATATTTTTTCATTAGTGAAACATAAAGAATTAGCAGAGGATCTATATCAGGAGGTATTACTCTCTGCATATCTAGCATATCCTTCCATAAAGGAGCAATCTAAATACAAAAGCTGGCTGTTTACAATCGCGATTAATAAATGCCGTGATTACTGGCGGAAAGAAAATAAGTCGAAGCAATTTTGGAAGGAAGAGGTCTATACCTACTCTGCCACTGCCTCGAGCGAACCAGCATCCATGCCTGAAGACGAACTCTTACATAAAATTTCTGCTGAACAGATGGCTGAAAAGGTAAGGACGTTACCGGATATTTACCGGAACCCTATCTATCTCTATTACTATCAGGATTTAACTCTTTTAGAAATAGCCAAGAAAAGTAATTTGCCCATGTCTACTGTCAAAACGAGAATGAGAAGGGCAAAGGAACGATTGCGACCGAAAATGCTCTCGCTTGCCTGA
- a CDS encoding aromatic amino acid hydroxylase, whose translation MTGQGKKKIPVHLQPYISKQYYHRYTPIEHAVWRFVMKQNHYFLKDIAHPAYVNGLKDSGIKTESIPKVDDMNESLEKVGWGAVTIDGLIPGSAFYGFLANEILPIATEIRNIQNIAYTPAPDMIHEAAGHAPILLDEWYREFVRRIGEMGAKALSSKEKLEVFMAVRHLTIVAEDPNSTPEQVKEAEMQVAEARMKVKGLSEADQVSRLFWWTVEYGLIGELDNPKIYGAGLLSSVGESQSCLKDDVRKIPFSIEECTKTPYDVTKPQPQLFVCKTFDDLVAAVDQFAETMAFRKGGTESLEQALETESVATMVFSSGLQVTGTLDKILKDKSGEAVYFRTKGPTALSINNQQLDGHGKETHRKGFGTPIGCLKGDIVLEECSEEKLRVLGIIEKKTAKLKFQSGVKVKGTVKSILFADGKPSLISFNDCKVTYKDQVLFEKSWGTFDMAVGARITSVFAGAADPNHYFEVPSIEVTEEIVEPQVWNEIESLYNEIRGLRENSSWDDERVTKVLAILDDHYPKEWLLRLELLELYKMHDEAHPQIAIIEEKLQTAHWDESVKQMIQRGLTLIHNSK comes from the coding sequence ATGACTGGACAAGGTAAAAAGAAAATACCTGTGCATTTACAGCCATATATTTCAAAGCAATATTATCATCGTTATACACCTATTGAACATGCGGTTTGGCGCTTTGTCATGAAACAAAATCATTATTTTTTAAAGGATATTGCCCATCCCGCCTACGTCAATGGGTTAAAGGATTCGGGCATCAAGACTGAATCGATTCCTAAGGTAGATGACATGAATGAAAGCCTGGAAAAGGTGGGCTGGGGCGCAGTTACAATTGACGGCCTCATTCCCGGTTCGGCTTTCTATGGCTTTTTAGCAAATGAAATTCTCCCGATTGCAACAGAAATACGGAACATCCAAAATATTGCCTATACCCCTGCACCTGATATGATTCACGAAGCAGCAGGACACGCACCTATTCTATTGGATGAATGGTATCGCGAGTTTGTGAGGAGAATTGGCGAAATGGGTGCCAAGGCACTCTCCAGTAAAGAGAAGCTGGAGGTTTTTATGGCGGTTCGCCATTTAACAATTGTCGCAGAAGATCCTAACTCGACCCCTGAGCAGGTAAAAGAAGCAGAAATGCAGGTTGCAGAAGCGAGAATGAAAGTAAAGGGGTTATCAGAAGCAGATCAGGTTTCAAGGCTATTTTGGTGGACCGTTGAATATGGGCTAATTGGAGAACTCGACAATCCTAAAATATATGGGGCAGGCCTGCTTTCGTCAGTGGGGGAAAGCCAGAGCTGCCTAAAAGACGATGTACGAAAAATCCCTTTTTCGATTGAAGAATGCACAAAGACCCCATATGATGTGACCAAGCCGCAGCCGCAGTTATTTGTTTGTAAAACCTTTGATGATTTAGTTGCTGCCGTTGATCAATTTGCTGAGACGATGGCGTTTCGTAAAGGTGGAACAGAAAGCCTTGAGCAGGCATTGGAAACAGAAAGTGTCGCGACGATGGTTTTTTCTTCTGGTTTGCAAGTAACCGGTACGCTCGATAAGATATTGAAGGATAAAAGCGGGGAAGCGGTTTATTTCCGGACAAAGGGGCCAACCGCATTATCGATCAACAATCAGCAGTTGGACGGTCACGGGAAAGAAACGCACCGTAAAGGCTTTGGGACACCCATTGGCTGTTTGAAAGGTGATATTGTCTTAGAAGAGTGTTCGGAGGAAAAATTACGAGTGTTAGGGATCATAGAAAAAAAGACGGCTAAATTAAAATTCCAAAGTGGGGTAAAAGTAAAGGGTACTGTAAAAAGTATATTGTTTGCCGATGGGAAGCCCTCCTTAATTTCGTTTAATGATTGTAAAGTGACCTATAAGGATCAGGTTCTGTTTGAAAAATCCTGGGGGACATTTGATATGGCAGTAGGGGCAAGAATAACATCTGTCTTTGCGGGTGCAGCTGACCCTAATCATTATTTTGAAGTACCATCAATCGAAGTAACAGAGGAAATCGTGGAGCCGCAGGTTTGGAATGAAATAGAATCCTTATATAATGAAATTAGGGGCTTACGTGAGAATTCTAGTTGGGATGATGAAAGAGTAACGAAGGTCTTAGCTATTTTAGATGATCACTATCCTAAGGAATGGTTATTGAGGCTCGAACTATTAGAACTCTATAAAATGCACGATGAAGCCCATCCTCAGATTGCCATTATTGAAGAAAAACTGCAGACTGCACACTGGGATGAGTCAGTTAAACAAATGATTCAACGCGGATTGACCTTAATTCATAACAGCAAATAG
- a CDS encoding Bax inhibitor-1 family protein produces the protein MYSQTSTEYMPSVLRTFALSLAIAFLGTMAGVYVPPSLFLPLAILEFVMILAAVFFRRKKAISYSFLYIFTFISGITLYPIVAYYAATAGANVVIMAFATTTVVFSGISIYAAKSKRNFSFLGGFLLAALLAMVAIGLFNMFFPLSSTGMLAYSFIGVVVFSGYVLFDISRMKHYGVRAEDVPLMALSLYLDFINLFISILRIFGILNSKD, from the coding sequence TTGTATTCACAAACATCAACAGAATATATGCCCTCCGTCTTACGTACGTTTGCTTTATCCCTTGCGATTGCCTTTTTAGGGACAATGGCAGGAGTTTATGTACCACCAAGCTTATTTTTACCGCTAGCAATTTTGGAATTTGTGATGATTCTCGCTGCTGTCTTTTTTAGACGAAAAAAAGCAATTTCTTATTCATTCTTATATATTTTCACATTCATCTCAGGGATTACGCTTTATCCCATTGTCGCCTATTATGCAGCAACTGCGGGGGCAAATGTCGTCATCATGGCCTTTGCCACCACAACGGTTGTATTCTCCGGTATTTCAATTTATGCGGCAAAATCAAAACGTAACTTTTCTTTCTTGGGAGGATTCCTGCTTGCTGCCTTGCTAGCAATGGTCGCGATAGGACTCTTTAATATGTTCTTCCCGCTAAGTTCTACCGGGATGCTTGCCTATTCCTTTATCGGGGTAGTCGTATTCAGCGGCTATGTTCTCTTCGATATCAGCCGTATGAAACACTACGGTGTAAGAGCAGAAGATGTGCCATTAATGGCCCTAAGCTTATACTTAGATTTTATTAACCTATTCATCAGCATCCTGCGCATTTTCGGGATTCTTAATAGCAAAGACTAA
- the mscL gene encoding large-conductance mechanosensitive channel protein MscL — MWTDFKKFAMKGNVIDLAVGVVIGGAFGKIVSSLVEDIIMPVVGLLVGKEDSFSKLAFFDIKYGQFIQTVVDFFIIAFSIFLFVKFINRFKKKEEAAPVPAKIDRSEELLAEIRDLLKEEREILRKNETS, encoded by the coding sequence ATGTGGACTGATTTTAAAAAATTTGCCATGAAAGGCAATGTTATCGATTTAGCCGTCGGGGTCGTTATTGGCGGGGCTTTTGGAAAAATTGTTTCCTCATTAGTTGAGGATATCATTATGCCGGTGGTAGGATTATTAGTGGGGAAAGAAGACTCCTTTTCGAAACTTGCTTTTTTCGATATAAAATATGGACAATTTATTCAAACAGTGGTTGATTTCTTTATTATCGCCTTTTCGATTTTCCTTTTTGTAAAGTTCATCAACCGCTTCAAAAAGAAGGAAGAGGCCGCTCCTGTGCCCGCCAAGATCGACCGAAGTGAAGAGCTATTAGCCGAAATTCGCGATTTGTTAAAAGAAGAAAGAGAAATTTTAAGAAAAAATGAAACATCTTGA
- a CDS encoding MDR family MFS transporter translates to MRIRDWDTNLKVRLFAEAMMNITFWMFFPFLTIYFAEEFGKNKAGLLLVFSQVFSVFANLMGGYCADRFGRKRMMVLSAIGQGLSFLCFALASSPWFQSPWLGFISFAVAGVFGSFYWPASQAMVADVVEEKHRSSVFAIFYTSINIAVVIGPILGAIFYVHYRFQLLLFAGAVCILLGFILKKWTRETVIFQQSAPLSSDGKWYYFLQNQLRDYGLIVKDKTFLLFIIAGVLAGQTFMQLDLLIPVYMKDFVKNQPLFSVGNWSFTVSGEQAFGIVLAENGLLVALMTVFVTKWMGKYYERNVFVLSSVVYAGSIVIFSQTHWIWGLIAAMAVFTFGELMGAGLQQSFVSKLAPEHMRGQYFAAASLRFTLARTIAPLSIPMTVWIGYGWTFFVLFVLALVSAGLYWAMFHVFEKNKAEAPV, encoded by the coding sequence ATGAGGATTAGGGATTGGGATACAAATTTAAAGGTTCGCTTGTTTGCCGAAGCGATGATGAACATCACCTTTTGGATGTTTTTTCCGTTTTTGACGATTTATTTTGCCGAGGAATTCGGCAAAAATAAAGCCGGCTTATTATTAGTCTTTTCACAGGTTTTTTCCGTTTTTGCCAACCTTATGGGCGGCTATTGTGCTGACCGATTTGGGAGAAAACGAATGATGGTTCTTTCCGCAATCGGTCAAGGGCTTTCGTTTTTATGCTTTGCACTGGCAAGTTCTCCCTGGTTTCAATCACCCTGGTTAGGCTTTATCTCGTTTGCCGTTGCTGGTGTGTTTGGTTCTTTTTACTGGCCTGCAAGTCAAGCGATGGTTGCCGATGTCGTCGAAGAAAAACATCGCAGCAGTGTATTTGCCATTTTTTATACATCTATTAACATAGCAGTTGTTATAGGGCCAATATTGGGGGCCATTTTTTATGTCCACTATCGTTTTCAGCTGCTGCTTTTTGCTGGAGCCGTTTGTATTTTACTAGGTTTTATTCTTAAGAAATGGACGAGGGAGACCGTAATTTTCCAACAATCGGCCCCCCTATCAAGTGATGGAAAATGGTATTACTTTTTACAAAATCAACTAAGGGATTATGGGCTTATTGTAAAGGATAAAACGTTCCTGCTCTTTATTATTGCAGGGGTATTGGCCGGACAGACCTTTATGCAATTAGACTTATTAATTCCCGTTTACATGAAGGACTTTGTCAAAAATCAACCCCTCTTTTCCGTTGGCAATTGGTCATTTACCGTTAGTGGTGAGCAGGCATTTGGCATTGTCCTCGCTGAAAACGGCTTACTTGTTGCGCTAATGACCGTTTTTGTTACGAAGTGGATGGGAAAATATTATGAAAGAAACGTGTTTGTCCTTTCTTCAGTTGTCTACGCCGGTTCCATCGTTATCTTCAGTCAAACCCATTGGATTTGGGGCTTAATCGCCGCCATGGCCGTTTTTACCTTTGGCGAATTAATGGGTGCAGGGCTGCAGCAAAGCTTTGTTTCTAAGCTCGCACCAGAGCATATGAGGGGGCAGTATTTCGCTGCCGCCAGCTTACGATTCACCCTTGCGCGGACGATTGCACCACTTTCTATACCGATGACGGTTTGGATCGGCTATGGTTGGACGTTCTTTGTTCTCTTCGTTTTGGCACTGGTCAGTGCAGGATTATATTGGGCAATGTTTCATGTGTTTGAAAAAAACAAAGCGGAAGCTCCCGTTTAG